A section of the Telopea speciosissima isolate NSW1024214 ecotype Mountain lineage chromosome 3, Tspe_v1, whole genome shotgun sequence genome encodes:
- the LOC122655539 gene encoding dynamin-related protein 4C-like, whose product HRGGKRELTPNSMPLYITYNDRIRPLLDTVDKLRQLKVMKEGIELPTIVVVGDQSSGKSSVLESLAGISLPRGQGICTRVPLIMRLQQHSSPDSEFHLEYLNQVVHTDEDHVAQDIEDATIEIAGTSKGISNTPLTLVVKKRGVPDLTMVDLPGITRVPVRGQPEDIYEQISDIIMEYITPKESIILNVLSATVDFPTCESIRMSQRVDKTGERTLAVVTKSDQAPEGLLEKVTADDVNIGLGYVCVRNRIGEESYEEARREEARLFQSHPLLSKINKSIVGIPVLAQKLVEIQATSLAKCLPDIVKKINEKLSLNVSELNKLPKHLSNVADAITAFMQILGSTKESLRKILIRGEFDEFPDEKEMHSTARMADMLNGYSKELRQKSRDPAAKFLVEEIKVLEEAKGIELPNFIPRTGFLSILQSRVKEISYTPIEFVEKIWSYVGAVVVYVLMFHADGYPQLQSCMRRAVQNLVGKMKDQSVERVMEMVEMEKLTDYTCNPEYMSKWSNLMGQQKRFIQELSCWNKLNLEGVGEVEVEHLREYHPDLLGKAFDMRMRITAYWEAVLQRLVDCLALHLVFSVQKLVNKEMEKEIVAELMGPSGGGIERLLEESPSIATKRERLNQSIKLLRESKEVVGKIMDRIDPPINDFANLGL is encoded by the coding sequence TCACACCCAACTCCATGCCACTCTACATCACTTACAATGATCGGATTCGTCCTCTGCTCGACACCGTCGACAAACTACGCCAACTAAAAGTCATGAAAGAAGGTATTGAGCTCCCCACCATCGTTGTCGTCGGCGATCAATCCTCTGGTAAATCCAGTGTCCTTGAGTCCCTCGCCGGAATCAGTCTCCCTCGTGGTCAAGGCATCTGTACTCGTGTTCCTCTCATTATGCGGCTTCAACAACACTCATCACCTGACTCTGAATTTCACTTGGAGTATCTCAACCAAGTTGTTCATACAGATGAAGATCATGTAGCTCAAGATATTGAAGATGCCACCATTGAGATTGCTGGTACTTCTAAGGGAATCTCCAATACTCCTCTCACTCTCGTTGTGAAGAAGAGAGGTGTTCCTGATTTAACCATGGTTGATTTGCCTGGTATCACTAGGGTTCCTGTTCGTGGTCAGCCTGAAGACATCTACGAGCAGATTTCAGACATAATTATGGAGTATATAACTCCAAAGGAGAGCATTATTCTCAATGTCTTATCGGCTACTGTGGATTTCCCTACCTGCGAATCCATCAGAATGTCGCAACGCGTCGACAAGACCGGCGAGAGGACCTTGGCTGTGGTCACTAAATCTGACCAAGCTCCTGAAGGTCTTCTTGAGAAGGTGACTGCAGATGATGTCAACATTGGGCTTGGTTATGTCTGTGTAAGGAATCGAATTGGAGAAGAATCATACGAGGAAGCAAGAAGGGAGGAGGCAAGATTGTTTCAATCTCATCCCCTGCTCTCTAAGATCAACAAATCAATTGTGGGTATCCCTGTTTTAGCTCAGAAACTGGTGGAGATCCAAGCAACTAGTCTGGCCAAATGCTTGCCTGACATTGTCAAGAAGATCAATGAAAAGCTGAGTCTCAATGTTTCCGAGCTTAACAAATTGCCCAAACATCTATCCAATGTTGCAGATGCAATTACAGCTTTTATGCAGATTCTTGGGTCTACAAAAGAATCTCTCAGGAAAATTCTCATAAGGGGTGAGTTTGATGAGTTCCCAGATGAGAAGGAGATGCATAGCACGGCTCGAATGGCGGATATGCTCAATGGCTACTCCAAAGAACTACGCCAGAAGAGCAGAGACCCTGCGGCAAAGTTCTTAGTGGAGGAAATTAAGGTGTTAGAGGAAGCCAAAGGGATTGAGCTTCCCAATTTCATCCCGCGCACGGGATTTCTCAGCATATTACAGAGCAGAGTGAAGGAAATATCGTATACTCCGATCGAATTTGTTGAGAAGATCTGGTCTTACGTCGGAGCTGTGGTTGTTTATGTGTTGATGTTCCACGCAGATGGTTACCCGCAGCTTCAATCTTGTATGAGACGGGCGGTGCAGAATCTGGTGGGGAAGATGAAGGATCAATCTGTTGAACGAGTGATGGAGatggtggagatggagaagCTCACAGATTATACATGTAACCCAGAATACATGTCAAAATGGAGCAATTTGATGGGACAACAAAAGAGATTTATCCAGGAATTGAGCTGTTGGAATAAGTTGAACTTAGAAGGCGTGGGTGAAGTGGAAGTTGAGCATCTGAGGGAGTACCATCCGGACCTGTTGGGAAAGGCATTTGATATGAGAATGAGAATCACTGCTTATTGGGAGGCTGTGTTGCAGAGATTGGTGGATTGCTTGGCTCTTCATCTTGTGTTCAGTGTTCAGAAGCTGGTGAacaaagagatggagaaggagataGTGGCTGAGTTGATGGGACCTAGTGGTGGTGGGATCGAACGGTTGCTAGAGGAATCTCCATCAATTGCTACGAAGCGTGAGCGGCTCAACCAGAGTATCAAGTTACTCAGGGAATCCAAGGAGGTTGTAGGGAAGATCATGGATCGGATTGATCCTCCCATCAATGACTTTGCTAATCTGGGTCTCTGA